In Daucus carota subsp. sativus chromosome 4, DH1 v3.0, whole genome shotgun sequence, one DNA window encodes the following:
- the LOC135152096 gene encoding uncharacterized protein LOC135152096 isoform X1 → MAPSILTATQRYAAGALFGLALHQAQTHQTQPPGVPESERSSSGSSSDSVSDDPQLWVHESSALLRPIFSFLEIDDKAWLGLEETAGTCFANHHIESFLMLLAEESGDTSSETKDQEHALSKAVDHMASSIESSTDLASKKYNIRDYEQACRDKFSGAVQPQPQVKDDKLLNKQDAQGKPSVIEDASLGSGSLSYAKPFQELTMLAYERKVVVLHELLSACLAVTPQLDKKLNRRRNGYDARHRVALRLLSTWFSIEWIKMEAIETIVACSAMAILKEAEAKQEEAHTPKSKWAKWKRGGIIGAAAVTGGTLMAITGGLAAPAIAAGFGALAPTLGAVIPVIGASGFAAAATAAGSVAGSVAVAASFGAAGAGLTGTKMARRTGSIDEFEFKAIGENHNQGRLAVEMMISGFVFEEEDFVRPWEGHTDHSERYALQWESKHLIAVSTAIQDWLKSKLAMTLMQQGAMMTVLSGLLTALVWPAALLTLTDFIDSKWSIAVDRSDKAGILLAEEVLLKGLQGHRPVTLIGFSLGARVIFKCLQILSKSENNAGLVERVVLLGSPIAIKDENWEAVRKTVSGRFVNAYSTNDWTLGVAFRASLLSRGLAGIQPVDIPGIENVDVTEMTEGHSSYLWATQQILEQLELNSYYPAFNAAHMNQNKDLSSA, encoded by the exons ATGGCACCGTCGATATTGACAGCGACGCAAAGATACGCGGCCGGAGCTCTCTTCGGGCTGGCTCTCCACCAAGCTCAGACGCACCAGACCCAACCTCCGGGAGTCCCCGAGTCTGAGAGGAGCAGTAGTGGGAGCAGTAGTGATTCCGTCTCTGATGATCCTCAGCTCTGGGTCCATGAATCCTCCGCTCTCCTCCGTCCTATCTTTAG CTTTTTAGAAATTGATGACAAGGCTTGGCTGGGTCTTGAGGAAACAGCTGGTACTTGTTTTGCCAACCACCACATTGAATCT TTCTTGATGCTACTTGCTGAAGAAAGTGGTGACACTTCTTCTGAAACGAAAGATCAGGAGCACGCATTGTCCAAAGCTGTTGACCATATGGCGTCAAGCATTGAATCATCAACAGATTTGGcatctaaaaaatataacatccgtGATTATGAACAAGCCTGTCGGGATAAATTTTCTGGTGCTGTCCAACCACAGCCTCAAGTGAAAGATGACAAGCTTTTAAATAAGCAGGATGCCCAAGGCAAGCCATCTGTCATTGAAGATGCATCTCTTGGGTCTGGCAGTCTATCGTATGCAAAACCCTTTCAAGAGTTAACCATGCTTGCCTACGAGAGGAAAGTGGTGGTTCTACATGAGCTTCTTTCAGCTTGTCTGGCAGTAACACCTCAACTTGACAAAAAACTAAACCGGCGAAGAAATGGCTATGATGCTCGACATCGTGTGGCTCTGCGCCTGCTGTCAACATGGTTTAGTATCGAGTGGATTAAGATG GAAGCCATTGAGACCATAGTTGCTTGCTCGGCAATGGCCATATTAAAAGAAGCAGAGGCAAAGCAGGAGGAAGCGCATACTCCAAAAAGTAAATGGGCTAAATGGAAGCGTGGAGGTATCATTGGTGCAGCTGCTGTAACTGGAGGAACCTTAATGGCGATTACTGGTG GTTTAGCTGCTCCAGCAATTGCTGCAGGATTTGGTGCTCTAGCACCTACTCTAGGTGCCGTTATCCCTGTGATTGGAGCAAGTGGCTTTGCTGCTGCTGCAACTGCTGCAGGTAGTGTTGCAGGTTCTGTTGCAGTTGCTGCATCATTTGGAG CTGCTGGAGCTGGACTAACTGGGACAAAGATGGCTAGGAGAACCGGAAGCATTGATGAGTTTGAGTTTAAAGCTATAGGAGAAAACCATAACCAAGGC AGACTGGCTGTCGAAATGATGATCTCGGGATTTGTTTTTGAGGAAGAAGATTTTGTAAGACCTTGGGAAGGACATACTGATCACTCAGAAAG GTATGCACTACAATGGGAGTCTAAGCATCTGATTGCTGTTAGCACTGCAATTCAGGATTGGCTGAAATCAA AACTTGCAATGACACTGATGCAGCAAGGTGCAATGATGACTGTGTTAAGTGGTCTCTTAACAGCATTGGTGTGGCCAGCAGCATTACTTACTCTTACTGATTTCATTGACAGCAAATGGTCTATTGCCGTAGACAG ATCTGACAAGGCTGGGATACTGCTTGCTGAAGAAGTTTTACTGAAGGGATTGCAAGGACACAG GCCCGTTACATTAATAGGGTTTTCACTTGGAGCGAGAGTCATATTCAAGTGTCTCCAGATTCTCTCTAAATCTGAAAATAATG CCGGGCTTGTAGAGAGAGTTGTTCTCCTTGGGTCACCTATTGCCATCAAAGATGAAAACTGGGAGGCTGTAAGGAAG ACGGTGTCTGGTAGATTTGTGAACGCCTATTCGACAAATGATTGGACGCTTGGAGTTGCCTTCCGAGCGAG TCTCCTTTCTCGAGGACTAGCTGGAATTCAACCAGTCGATATCCCAGGAATTGAGAAT GTAGATGTAACAGAAATGACTGAGGGTCACTCCTCTTATCTCTGGGCTACCCAACAGATTCTAGAACAGCTTGAGCTTAATTCCTACTATCCTGCTTTTAATGCCGCTCACATGAATCAGAATAAGGATTTATCTTCGGCATAA
- the LOC135152096 gene encoding uncharacterized protein LOC135152096 isoform X2, whose amino-acid sequence MILSSGSMNPPLSSVLSLEIDDKAWLGLEETAGTCFANHHIESFLMLLAEESGDTSSETKDQEHALSKAVDHMASSIESSTDLASKKYNIRDYEQACRDKFSGAVQPQPQVKDDKLLNKQDAQGKPSVIEDASLGSGSLSYAKPFQELTMLAYERKVVVLHELLSACLAVTPQLDKKLNRRRNGYDARHRVALRLLSTWFSIEWIKMEAIETIVACSAMAILKEAEAKQEEAHTPKSKWAKWKRGGIIGAAAVTGGTLMAITGGLAAPAIAAGFGALAPTLGAVIPVIGASGFAAAATAAGSVAGSVAVAASFGAAGAGLTGTKMARRTGSIDEFEFKAIGENHNQGRLAVEMMISGFVFEEEDFVRPWEGHTDHSERYALQWESKHLIAVSTAIQDWLKSKLAMTLMQQGAMMTVLSGLLTALVWPAALLTLTDFIDSKWSIAVDRSDKAGILLAEEVLLKGLQGHRPVTLIGFSLGARVIFKCLQILSKSENNAGLVERVVLLGSPIAIKDENWEAVRKTVSGRFVNAYSTNDWTLGVAFRASLLSRGLAGIQPVDIPGIENVDVTEMTEGHSSYLWATQQILEQLELNSYYPAFNAAHMNQNKDLSSA is encoded by the exons ATGATCCTCAGCTCTGGGTCCATGAATCCTCCGCTCTCCTCCGTCCTATCTTTAG AAATTGATGACAAGGCTTGGCTGGGTCTTGAGGAAACAGCTGGTACTTGTTTTGCCAACCACCACATTGAATCT TTCTTGATGCTACTTGCTGAAGAAAGTGGTGACACTTCTTCTGAAACGAAAGATCAGGAGCACGCATTGTCCAAAGCTGTTGACCATATGGCGTCAAGCATTGAATCATCAACAGATTTGGcatctaaaaaatataacatccgtGATTATGAACAAGCCTGTCGGGATAAATTTTCTGGTGCTGTCCAACCACAGCCTCAAGTGAAAGATGACAAGCTTTTAAATAAGCAGGATGCCCAAGGCAAGCCATCTGTCATTGAAGATGCATCTCTTGGGTCTGGCAGTCTATCGTATGCAAAACCCTTTCAAGAGTTAACCATGCTTGCCTACGAGAGGAAAGTGGTGGTTCTACATGAGCTTCTTTCAGCTTGTCTGGCAGTAACACCTCAACTTGACAAAAAACTAAACCGGCGAAGAAATGGCTATGATGCTCGACATCGTGTGGCTCTGCGCCTGCTGTCAACATGGTTTAGTATCGAGTGGATTAAGATG GAAGCCATTGAGACCATAGTTGCTTGCTCGGCAATGGCCATATTAAAAGAAGCAGAGGCAAAGCAGGAGGAAGCGCATACTCCAAAAAGTAAATGGGCTAAATGGAAGCGTGGAGGTATCATTGGTGCAGCTGCTGTAACTGGAGGAACCTTAATGGCGATTACTGGTG GTTTAGCTGCTCCAGCAATTGCTGCAGGATTTGGTGCTCTAGCACCTACTCTAGGTGCCGTTATCCCTGTGATTGGAGCAAGTGGCTTTGCTGCTGCTGCAACTGCTGCAGGTAGTGTTGCAGGTTCTGTTGCAGTTGCTGCATCATTTGGAG CTGCTGGAGCTGGACTAACTGGGACAAAGATGGCTAGGAGAACCGGAAGCATTGATGAGTTTGAGTTTAAAGCTATAGGAGAAAACCATAACCAAGGC AGACTGGCTGTCGAAATGATGATCTCGGGATTTGTTTTTGAGGAAGAAGATTTTGTAAGACCTTGGGAAGGACATACTGATCACTCAGAAAG GTATGCACTACAATGGGAGTCTAAGCATCTGATTGCTGTTAGCACTGCAATTCAGGATTGGCTGAAATCAA AACTTGCAATGACACTGATGCAGCAAGGTGCAATGATGACTGTGTTAAGTGGTCTCTTAACAGCATTGGTGTGGCCAGCAGCATTACTTACTCTTACTGATTTCATTGACAGCAAATGGTCTATTGCCGTAGACAG ATCTGACAAGGCTGGGATACTGCTTGCTGAAGAAGTTTTACTGAAGGGATTGCAAGGACACAG GCCCGTTACATTAATAGGGTTTTCACTTGGAGCGAGAGTCATATTCAAGTGTCTCCAGATTCTCTCTAAATCTGAAAATAATG CCGGGCTTGTAGAGAGAGTTGTTCTCCTTGGGTCACCTATTGCCATCAAAGATGAAAACTGGGAGGCTGTAAGGAAG ACGGTGTCTGGTAGATTTGTGAACGCCTATTCGACAAATGATTGGACGCTTGGAGTTGCCTTCCGAGCGAG TCTCCTTTCTCGAGGACTAGCTGGAATTCAACCAGTCGATATCCCAGGAATTGAGAAT GTAGATGTAACAGAAATGACTGAGGGTCACTCCTCTTATCTCTGGGCTACCCAACAGATTCTAGAACAGCTTGAGCTTAATTCCTACTATCCTGCTTTTAATGCCGCTCACATGAATCAGAATAAGGATTTATCTTCGGCATAA
- the LOC135152096 gene encoding uncharacterized protein LOC135152096 isoform X3 produces MLLAEESGDTSSETKDQEHALSKAVDHMASSIESSTDLASKKYNIRDYEQACRDKFSGAVQPQPQVKDDKLLNKQDAQGKPSVIEDASLGSGSLSYAKPFQELTMLAYERKVVVLHELLSACLAVTPQLDKKLNRRRNGYDARHRVALRLLSTWFSIEWIKMEAIETIVACSAMAILKEAEAKQEEAHTPKSKWAKWKRGGIIGAAAVTGGTLMAITGGLAAPAIAAGFGALAPTLGAVIPVIGASGFAAAATAAGSVAGSVAVAASFGAAGAGLTGTKMARRTGSIDEFEFKAIGENHNQGRLAVEMMISGFVFEEEDFVRPWEGHTDHSERYALQWESKHLIAVSTAIQDWLKSKLAMTLMQQGAMMTVLSGLLTALVWPAALLTLTDFIDSKWSIAVDRSDKAGILLAEEVLLKGLQGHRPVTLIGFSLGARVIFKCLQILSKSENNAGLVERVVLLGSPIAIKDENWEAVRKTVSGRFVNAYSTNDWTLGVAFRASLLSRGLAGIQPVDIPGIENVDVTEMTEGHSSYLWATQQILEQLELNSYYPAFNAAHMNQNKDLSSA; encoded by the exons ATGCTACTTGCTGAAGAAAGTGGTGACACTTCTTCTGAAACGAAAGATCAGGAGCACGCATTGTCCAAAGCTGTTGACCATATGGCGTCAAGCATTGAATCATCAACAGATTTGGcatctaaaaaatataacatccgtGATTATGAACAAGCCTGTCGGGATAAATTTTCTGGTGCTGTCCAACCACAGCCTCAAGTGAAAGATGACAAGCTTTTAAATAAGCAGGATGCCCAAGGCAAGCCATCTGTCATTGAAGATGCATCTCTTGGGTCTGGCAGTCTATCGTATGCAAAACCCTTTCAAGAGTTAACCATGCTTGCCTACGAGAGGAAAGTGGTGGTTCTACATGAGCTTCTTTCAGCTTGTCTGGCAGTAACACCTCAACTTGACAAAAAACTAAACCGGCGAAGAAATGGCTATGATGCTCGACATCGTGTGGCTCTGCGCCTGCTGTCAACATGGTTTAGTATCGAGTGGATTAAGATG GAAGCCATTGAGACCATAGTTGCTTGCTCGGCAATGGCCATATTAAAAGAAGCAGAGGCAAAGCAGGAGGAAGCGCATACTCCAAAAAGTAAATGGGCTAAATGGAAGCGTGGAGGTATCATTGGTGCAGCTGCTGTAACTGGAGGAACCTTAATGGCGATTACTGGTG GTTTAGCTGCTCCAGCAATTGCTGCAGGATTTGGTGCTCTAGCACCTACTCTAGGTGCCGTTATCCCTGTGATTGGAGCAAGTGGCTTTGCTGCTGCTGCAACTGCTGCAGGTAGTGTTGCAGGTTCTGTTGCAGTTGCTGCATCATTTGGAG CTGCTGGAGCTGGACTAACTGGGACAAAGATGGCTAGGAGAACCGGAAGCATTGATGAGTTTGAGTTTAAAGCTATAGGAGAAAACCATAACCAAGGC AGACTGGCTGTCGAAATGATGATCTCGGGATTTGTTTTTGAGGAAGAAGATTTTGTAAGACCTTGGGAAGGACATACTGATCACTCAGAAAG GTATGCACTACAATGGGAGTCTAAGCATCTGATTGCTGTTAGCACTGCAATTCAGGATTGGCTGAAATCAA AACTTGCAATGACACTGATGCAGCAAGGTGCAATGATGACTGTGTTAAGTGGTCTCTTAACAGCATTGGTGTGGCCAGCAGCATTACTTACTCTTACTGATTTCATTGACAGCAAATGGTCTATTGCCGTAGACAG ATCTGACAAGGCTGGGATACTGCTTGCTGAAGAAGTTTTACTGAAGGGATTGCAAGGACACAG GCCCGTTACATTAATAGGGTTTTCACTTGGAGCGAGAGTCATATTCAAGTGTCTCCAGATTCTCTCTAAATCTGAAAATAATG CCGGGCTTGTAGAGAGAGTTGTTCTCCTTGGGTCACCTATTGCCATCAAAGATGAAAACTGGGAGGCTGTAAGGAAG ACGGTGTCTGGTAGATTTGTGAACGCCTATTCGACAAATGATTGGACGCTTGGAGTTGCCTTCCGAGCGAG TCTCCTTTCTCGAGGACTAGCTGGAATTCAACCAGTCGATATCCCAGGAATTGAGAAT GTAGATGTAACAGAAATGACTGAGGGTCACTCCTCTTATCTCTGGGCTACCCAACAGATTCTAGAACAGCTTGAGCTTAATTCCTACTATCCTGCTTTTAATGCCGCTCACATGAATCAGAATAAGGATTTATCTTCGGCATAA